A region of Streptomyces sp. NBC_01264 DNA encodes the following proteins:
- a CDS encoding arylamine N-acetyltransferase family protein, producing the protein MGSRGAVWGGDELDLDAYLERIGWEGGELRADLATLKAVHRAHTGAITFESLDVLFGRPVGLDVKTIEDKLVHDRRGGYCYEQNTLLAAALERIGFEVSGRGARNRSRGDGLTAVTHAVLVVTVDGEPWLCDAGFGWQGPREPVPLARPGAEVRQGEWVFRVREEADGVLVFGVPREGAWRDLYAFSPQPYHPVDYVVLNHYSSSHPRSSFVGRVVVQKQADSERTALVGRELSRLLPDGRTERREVPAGELLALLGREFGIRLSERDEAELLRMYRAED; encoded by the coding sequence ATGGGGAGCAGGGGCGCAGTGTGGGGCGGCGACGAGCTGGATCTCGACGCCTATCTGGAGCGGATCGGCTGGGAGGGAGGGGAACTCCGCGCGGATCTCGCGACGTTGAAGGCAGTACACCGGGCCCACACCGGTGCGATCACCTTCGAGAGCCTGGACGTGCTGTTCGGCCGCCCCGTCGGGCTGGACGTCAAGACGATCGAGGACAAGCTCGTGCACGACCGCCGCGGCGGGTACTGCTACGAGCAGAACACCCTGCTGGCCGCCGCCCTGGAGCGGATCGGCTTTGAGGTCTCCGGACGCGGCGCCCGCAACCGCAGCCGGGGGGACGGCCTGACCGCGGTGACGCACGCCGTCCTCGTCGTCACCGTCGACGGGGAACCGTGGCTCTGCGACGCCGGGTTCGGGTGGCAGGGGCCGCGCGAACCCGTGCCGCTGGCGCGCCCCGGTGCCGAAGTGCGGCAGGGGGAATGGGTGTTCCGCGTCCGGGAGGAAGCGGACGGGGTCCTCGTGTTCGGCGTGCCGCGCGAGGGCGCCTGGCGGGACCTGTACGCCTTCTCCCCGCAGCCCTACCACCCCGTCGACTACGTGGTGCTGAACCACTACAGCTCCTCGCACCCCCGCTCCTCCTTCGTCGGCCGGGTCGTCGTCCAGAAGCAGGCCGACTCCGAGCGGACGGCCCTCGTGGGACGGGAGCTCTCCCGGCTGCTCCCCGACGGGCGGACCGAGCGGCGGGAGGTGCCGGCCGGGGAACTGCTCGCCCTG
- a CDS encoding DUF1152 domain-containing protein has translation MPALHTNPLFTRLASAERILVAGAGGGFDVYAGLPIALSLMHQGKEVHLANLSFSALAGLPIDDWVAPGVVAVTPGSAPHQTYFPERTLAQWLELHRYPSTVYAFQSVGVQPLRAAYRALIDLHGIDAVVLVDGGTDILMRGDEAGLGTPEEDMTSVAALAALDDVPERFVVSVGFGVDAYHGISHSLVLENIAALERDGAYLGAFSISRNTREGALYLDAVAHAQDRTPDHPSIVHGSIAAAVRGSFGDVRFTSRTRGSELFVNPLMSLCFAFELTGLAARCLYLDRIEDTHLMRQVASAIEVFREEVITRPARTFPH, from the coding sequence ATGCCCGCCTTGCACACCAACCCGCTGTTCACCCGCCTGGCTTCGGCCGAGCGGATCCTCGTCGCCGGGGCCGGCGGTGGTTTCGACGTCTACGCCGGCCTCCCGATCGCCCTCTCCCTCATGCACCAGGGCAAGGAGGTCCACCTGGCTAACCTCTCCTTCAGCGCGCTCGCGGGCCTCCCGATCGACGACTGGGTCGCCCCGGGCGTCGTCGCCGTCACCCCCGGCTCCGCACCGCACCAGACGTACTTCCCCGAGCGGACCCTGGCCCAGTGGCTGGAACTGCACCGCTACCCGTCCACGGTGTACGCCTTCCAATCGGTCGGCGTCCAGCCGCTGCGGGCCGCCTACCGGGCCCTGATCGACCTGCACGGCATCGACGCGGTGGTCCTGGTCGACGGGGGCACCGACATCCTGATGCGGGGTGACGAAGCGGGGCTCGGCACCCCCGAGGAGGACATGACCAGCGTGGCGGCACTGGCCGCGCTGGACGACGTACCCGAACGGTTCGTCGTGTCGGTCGGCTTCGGCGTGGACGCGTACCACGGGATCAGCCACTCGCTCGTGCTGGAGAACATCGCGGCCCTGGAGCGGGACGGGGCCTATCTCGGGGCGTTCTCGATCTCGCGCAACACCCGCGAGGGCGCCCTGTACCTCGATGCCGTGGCCCATGCCCAGGACCGCACGCCGGACCACCCGAGCATCGTGCACGGCTCGATCGCCGCGGCCGTCCGGGGCTCGTTCGGGGACGTCCGGTTCACCTCCCGGACCCGGGGCAGCGAGCTGTTCGTGAATCCGCTGATGTCCCTGTGCTTCGCCTTCGAGCTGACCGGCCTGGCGGCCCGCTGCCTCTACCTGGACCGGATCGAGGACACCCACCTCATGCGCCAGGTCGCCTCGGCGATCGAGGTCTTCCGCGAGGAAGTGATCACCCGCCCGGCCCGCACCTTCCCCCACTGA